The following coding sequences lie in one Thalassoglobus polymorphus genomic window:
- a CDS encoding MerC domain-containing protein produces MVSKSQRIDFVGADKVAMLFSGCCLVHCLGWPFLIAALPSLVSTESGMLHQALGAFSILISLVVLGVAFDCHGNHRVIAVGIAGMSLLAVNAAMPGEYCSAVNAYIAGNITLTEVSLTNWLTFLLAPLGAGLLIIAHFDNRRLLANSSPRRKKR; encoded by the coding sequence ATGGTATCCAAATCCCAACGAATCGACTTCGTAGGAGCAGACAAAGTTGCAATGCTGTTCTCAGGCTGCTGCCTGGTCCATTGCCTCGGATGGCCGTTCCTGATTGCCGCGTTGCCATCGCTAGTCAGCACAGAAAGCGGAATGCTGCATCAAGCGCTCGGGGCGTTCTCAATCTTGATTTCGCTCGTCGTATTGGGAGTCGCGTTTGATTGCCATGGCAACCATCGGGTGATAGCCGTGGGAATCGCGGGAATGAGTTTACTTGCCGTGAATGCCGCCATGCCGGGCGAATATTGCTCAGCTGTCAACGCTTACATAGCAGGCAATATCACTTTGACCGAAGTCTCACTGACGAACTGGCTGACGTTTCTGTTGGCTCCCCTCGGAGCTGGCCTCTTGATAATAGCTCATTTTGATAACCGCAGGCTACTTGCCAACAGTAGTCCTCGGAGAAAGAAACGATGA
- a CDS encoding GTP-binding protein — MSSVTNKLPVTLLSGFLGAGKTTLLNYVLRNREGLRIAVIVNDMSEVNIDATLVKGNEAALSRTDEQLVEMSNGCICCTLREDLLIEISKLARQGRFDYLLIESTGISEPLPVAETFTFVDEEGVSLGDVSQLDTLVTVIDARNFPQEFNSVEDLRDRQLGLNEADDRDISMLLVDQIEFANVILLNKVDLVTTEECQALKDLLQQLNPAALILEAEHGQVPLTSILNTGRFSTNWAEQNSEWLQTPRGEEETETEEYGISSLVFRARRPFHPQRLWDFFVENPMAAGILRSKGYVWLATRSQVAGYWSHAGQVLSCDPAGTWWVNTPREEWPTDDDELIKEIESLWEEPTGDARQELVIIGEGLDHRAIMQALSECLLTDLEFMAGAELWDRLEDPFVDWAEVSPEENLEADNAAITSAT; from the coding sequence ATGTCCTCAGTAACAAATAAATTGCCGGTCACGCTGTTGTCGGGTTTTTTGGGAGCCGGAAAAACAACGTTACTCAATTATGTCTTACGCAACCGCGAGGGACTGCGGATTGCAGTCATCGTCAACGATATGAGTGAAGTCAATATCGATGCCACACTCGTCAAAGGAAACGAAGCTGCTTTGAGCCGGACTGATGAACAGTTGGTCGAAATGAGCAATGGCTGCATCTGTTGCACGTTGCGGGAAGATCTGTTGATCGAAATTTCGAAACTGGCGAGGCAGGGGCGTTTCGATTATTTGCTGATCGAATCGACAGGCATTTCTGAACCGCTTCCCGTCGCTGAAACGTTTACATTCGTCGATGAGGAGGGCGTTTCACTTGGTGATGTGTCACAACTCGACACGCTGGTCACCGTTATTGATGCTCGCAACTTTCCGCAGGAATTCAATTCGGTGGAAGATTTGCGTGATCGTCAGCTGGGATTGAATGAGGCTGATGATCGAGACATTTCCATGTTGCTGGTGGATCAGATTGAATTTGCCAATGTCATTCTCCTCAACAAAGTCGATTTGGTGACGACCGAAGAATGTCAGGCGCTCAAAGATCTCCTACAACAGTTGAACCCCGCAGCTTTGATTCTTGAAGCAGAGCATGGGCAAGTTCCATTAACTTCGATTCTGAATACAGGCCGATTTTCGACGAATTGGGCGGAACAGAATTCGGAATGGCTGCAAACGCCGCGCGGCGAGGAAGAAACCGAAACAGAAGAATACGGCATCAGCAGTCTCGTGTTTCGCGCCCGTCGTCCCTTCCATCCACAACGGCTTTGGGACTTCTTTGTTGAGAATCCTATGGCAGCCGGGATTCTGCGCAGCAAAGGCTATGTGTGGTTAGCGACTCGTTCGCAGGTTGCCGGATACTGGTCACACGCTGGGCAAGTGCTGAGTTGTGATCCCGCCGGAACCTGGTGGGTCAATACACCCCGTGAAGAGTGGCCGACAGATGATGATGAGTTGATCAAAGAGATAGAATCGCTGTGGGAAGAGCCGACTGGAGACGCCCGCCAGGAACTTGTCATCATTGGAGAAGGATTGGATCATCGTGCGATAATGCAAGCTTTGTCAGAATGTCTGCTGACGGACCTTGAGTTCATGGCGGGAGCGGAACTCTGGGATCGATTGGAAGATCCTTTCGTGGATTGGGCTGAAGTTTCACCTGAAGAAAATCTTGAAGCCGATAATGCTGCGATAACAAGTGCAACTTAA
- a CDS encoding TadE/TadG family type IV pilus assembly protein — translation MRKAISPSTRSLRSRIGQAIVEFAVVAFILTFLLGAMLALGFLFFSANVVQQAADVGAMELSRHPYTPTGKFHDALTDSGLFTEAALVVPVGTNPESLPLINRMLFSVYIYDPDIDMVRYPGTLVTNPSNETTVVIPLVGFGNRDSTTGVETITEWRKVVEEVTPARASEGPYSMLSTSTGTLAPGMVALRINYPYQSAGLVAYVHTDADGNLLRPSETIGQDGVLNVPATTDDSAVTGAASATFPNGDTLAEAGYTLVNPAVNTAFGASAHRGQYGFGEMGAFATAVRP, via the coding sequence ATGCGAAAAGCCATCTCACCTTCAACGCGAAGCCTGCGAAGTCGCATTGGCCAGGCGATTGTTGAGTTCGCCGTCGTCGCGTTCATCTTAACCTTCCTTCTGGGTGCAATGCTTGCGCTGGGGTTCCTGTTCTTCTCAGCGAATGTGGTACAACAAGCGGCAGATGTCGGAGCGATGGAATTGTCGCGGCATCCTTATACGCCAACCGGAAAGTTCCATGACGCATTGACTGATAGTGGTCTCTTCACCGAAGCGGCATTGGTGGTTCCCGTGGGGACTAATCCAGAATCTTTGCCGCTCATCAACCGAATGCTCTTTTCGGTTTATATCTACGATCCGGACATCGACATGGTGCGATACCCGGGGACGCTCGTCACCAATCCTTCCAACGAGACGACGGTCGTGATTCCACTCGTTGGTTTCGGTAATCGAGACTCCACAACCGGAGTCGAAACAATCACGGAATGGCGAAAAGTGGTTGAAGAAGTGACTCCTGCCAGGGCGTCTGAAGGTCCATATTCAATGCTTTCAACTTCAACTGGTACACTCGCCCCGGGGATGGTGGCCTTGCGAATCAATTACCCTTATCAGTCTGCGGGGCTTGTGGCTTACGTCCACACCGATGCGGACGGCAACCTGCTCCGCCCGTCGGAGACCATTGGGCAGGATGGCGTCTTGAATGTGCCTGCCACAACCGACGATAGTGCCGTTACAGGTGCTGCATCAGCGACGTTCCCAAATGGCGACACACTTGCTGAAGCGGGATACACTCTCGTCAATCCCGCTGTAAATACAGCGTTTGGAGCCTCAGCTCATCGAGGGCAATACGGATTCGGCGAGATGGGTGCATTTGCAACCGCTGTTCGCCCGTAG
- a CDS encoding Fur family transcriptional regulator, with product MRNKHSQLSRVEAHSLLKKMGLRKTVARTNLLQCLAEQTSLKSQAEICELLAPHGFDTSTIFRGLTDLIEAGLVVRIDTGDRIWRFELHDRDPDGKLQPTHHPHAICTSCGEVICLQPELLEKLAQLVSGWSLSEFILSGVCPECQNQPEA from the coding sequence ATGAGGAATAAACATTCGCAACTCTCACGTGTCGAAGCCCACAGTCTGCTTAAGAAAATGGGTCTTCGAAAAACGGTCGCGAGGACCAACCTGCTCCAGTGCCTCGCGGAACAAACCTCCCTGAAGTCACAAGCCGAAATCTGTGAACTACTGGCCCCTCACGGCTTCGACACCTCCACAATTTTCCGGGGGCTGACCGACCTGATCGAAGCTGGTTTAGTAGTCCGAATCGATACAGGTGATCGCATCTGGCGATTCGAGTTGCACGACCGCGACCCCGACGGAAAGCTCCAACCAACGCACCACCCCCACGCGATCTGTACCAGCTGCGGCGAAGTGATTTGCCTTCAACCGGAACTGCTTGAAAAGCTTGCACAACTGGTAAGCGGCTGGTCCCTCAGCGAATTCATTCTGAGTGGAGTCTGCCCAGAATGCCAAAATCAGCCTGAAGCTTGA
- a CDS encoding tetratricopeptide repeat protein codes for MNLRRLKTSLEQFARPCAREERISLGKMLFATRKILQTNSKDALEHLQCFSCPRSTFSQVHSRCATRQDCYTFIKTALVAVLLVTTCGCTGLTGYMPIGRSTEDGLSLRSIDQQTQAEACRLTALELAAHEKDEHAISQFEQARKFDPTIKGIAHPLAVLYDRQGRLDAAQREYAKAIAESPKDADVLNDFGYFLYSRGEPEQAAVKLKRALELQPNHLKAAVNLAMVRAKQGKYDEAFVYFEKAQGPAAAHRNIGLLQLRAGQTESALAHLRKSSVIDPSLGSGELLAALPASSKEAGQSQVLPASYTE; via the coding sequence ATGAATTTGCGAAGACTCAAAACATCTTTAGAGCAGTTTGCTCGACCGTGTGCCCGTGAAGAACGCATTTCTCTAGGAAAAATGCTGTTCGCCACGAGGAAGATCCTGCAAACCAATTCGAAAGATGCTCTAGAGCACCTCCAATGCTTCTCTTGTCCGCGAAGTACATTTTCACAAGTCCATTCGCGATGTGCCACGAGACAGGACTGCTACACCTTTATCAAAACCGCTCTAGTCGCAGTTCTACTCGTGACCACATGTGGTTGCACGGGCTTGACGGGATACATGCCAATTGGCCGTAGCACTGAGGACGGCCTGAGCTTACGTTCAATCGATCAGCAGACTCAGGCGGAAGCTTGCCGATTAACCGCCTTGGAACTGGCAGCTCATGAGAAGGATGAACACGCCATTTCACAATTCGAACAGGCCCGTAAGTTTGATCCAACGATCAAGGGAATCGCACATCCATTAGCGGTTCTCTACGACCGCCAAGGTAGACTCGACGCTGCTCAACGCGAGTACGCCAAGGCTATTGCTGAATCCCCCAAGGATGCGGATGTCCTGAATGACTTCGGGTACTTTCTCTACTCACGCGGTGAACCTGAACAGGCAGCAGTGAAGCTAAAACGCGCACTCGAACTCCAGCCCAACCATCTCAAAGCGGCTGTCAATCTGGCAATGGTCCGCGCAAAACAGGGGAAATACGACGAGGCGTTTGTCTACTTTGAAAAAGCTCAAGGACCAGCTGCCGCTCATCGCAACATTGGCCTGCTGCAACTGAGAGCCGGTCAAACCGAGTCAGCACTCGCGCACCTTCGAAAATCATCGGTCATCGACCCCAGTCTTGGCAGCGGTGAACTTCTGGCAGCACTCCCTGCATCTTCGAAAGAAGCAGGACAGTCTCAGGTACTGCCTGCTTCATACACAGAGTAA
- a CDS encoding permease, translated as MTETLIGGFVLRFLQSLMNASPFILAGLVIAGVFHRLMGRDMTTRLFGGNSKRSLFQAWLIGMLLPVCSLGVIPVIREMRRIGLKGGTILAFAMAAPLFNPLSVLYGLTLSEPMAIVTFAFCSLIVVTGVGLIWDRMFPDSSASAPPTAEVGYGIKRMLAIGVSAAREAAGLSALYIFIGLIGVSSLGVIIPAGGLQNSMNGDNPIAPLTMTAVAVPVYATPLLAMSQLGMMFQHANSPGAAFVLLVLGAGMNLGLVFWMIRQYGWKKSGVWFGLLLVVVLGLAYGVDRPLYPHGIDAADHSHAFDIYCRPFKGAIPNVANAVIMKLQRDTPPFELYASLMLGCIVLVGILLNTLDRQHRIETWLESQPEVVEKSKFDIVVPGSVLGGLALVGLIATSIVGCYAYYPPPEDVLEEMRIAKAEALGSALSGDETHSKYWMEICDDWSRKLEVGTFLRDGKLSDYHRIKARIFREQLELLEHEVEDNEPEEVRKLVAKIGRTQLRLASAFSNER; from the coding sequence ATGACTGAAACCTTGATCGGTGGCTTTGTGCTACGATTCCTGCAATCGCTCATGAATGCATCCCCGTTCATTTTAGCGGGCCTCGTCATTGCGGGAGTGTTTCATCGCCTCATGGGACGCGACATGACAACGCGTCTGTTTGGAGGCAATTCGAAACGTTCGCTGTTTCAAGCATGGCTGATCGGGATGTTGCTGCCGGTCTGTTCTCTGGGAGTGATCCCGGTCATTCGTGAAATGCGCCGCATCGGGCTCAAAGGGGGGACGATTCTCGCCTTCGCCATGGCCGCTCCACTGTTCAACCCGTTGTCTGTGCTGTATGGATTAACGTTGTCAGAACCGATGGCAATCGTCACTTTTGCATTTTGCTCACTCATCGTCGTGACAGGCGTCGGTCTGATCTGGGATCGCATGTTTCCCGACAGCAGTGCTTCAGCCCCACCGACAGCAGAAGTAGGCTATGGAATTAAAAGGATGCTTGCCATCGGAGTTTCCGCAGCCCGTGAAGCTGCGGGTCTCTCCGCTCTTTATATTTTCATCGGCCTGATAGGTGTTTCCTCATTGGGAGTGATCATTCCTGCAGGTGGCCTGCAAAATTCAATGAACGGTGACAACCCGATCGCACCACTCACAATGACAGCCGTTGCAGTCCCGGTTTACGCAACACCGCTGTTGGCGATGAGTCAGCTGGGCATGATGTTTCAACATGCCAATTCCCCCGGAGCAGCCTTCGTTCTCTTGGTACTGGGAGCGGGAATGAATCTGGGACTAGTGTTCTGGATGATTCGACAATACGGCTGGAAGAAGTCGGGAGTTTGGTTCGGCCTGCTATTGGTGGTGGTTCTCGGCTTGGCATACGGAGTGGATCGTCCTTTGTATCCGCATGGCATCGACGCAGCTGACCACTCGCACGCCTTCGACATCTATTGCCGACCCTTCAAAGGTGCAATTCCTAATGTCGCCAACGCAGTGATTATGAAACTCCAGCGAGACACTCCACCCTTCGAGCTTTACGCCAGCCTGATGTTAGGCTGCATTGTGTTGGTGGGAATTCTACTGAACACGCTGGATCGTCAGCATCGAATCGAGACATGGCTGGAGAGTCAACCAGAAGTCGTAGAGAAATCAAAATTTGACATCGTCGTGCCCGGTTCGGTCTTAGGAGGACTGGCACTTGTCGGCCTGATCGCCACAAGTATTGTTGGCTGCTATGCCTATTACCCTCCTCCTGAAGATGTTCTCGAAGAAATGAGAATCGCCAAAGCGGAAGCACTGGGATCGGCACTTTCTGGAGACGAAACGCATTCCAAATACTGGATGGAAATCTGTGATGACTGGAGTCGTAAGTTGGAAGTCGGGACGTTTCTGCGCGACGGGAAACTCAGCGACTACCACCGTATCAAAGCCCGGATCTTCCGAGAACAATTGGAACTCTTAGAGCACGAAGTGGAGGACAACGAGCCTGAAGAAGTTCGCAAACTCGTCGCAAAGATTGGACGAACACAATTACGCCTGGCCTCAGCATTCTCGAATGAACGATGA
- a CDS encoding AAA family ATPase, with the protein MNTNSTVVESPVQDVSELRASFEQVAAHLNHVLKGKPEVVEMELVCLLAQGHLLLEDKPGLGKTILAKALAGAIGGQFSRVQCTPDLLPGDITGFSIYNQRAHEFEFRQGPVFADVLLADEINRATPRTQSALLEAMAERQVTVDAERYPLSSQFFVIATQNPIDQHGTYPLPEAQLDRFAMKLSVGYPARADELRLLESAVSDEQSYDIETRTFLPEHSLRLAQQAVSRTYVDPCIQNYLLDLGDATRRHPQIHLGVSPRGLLIWQRVCQAKAFLTSRDFVTPDDVQSTAQAVLGVRLGMEHGDSTAVVAELLDSIPVPQGFKGDRI; encoded by the coding sequence ATGAATACTAACAGCACCGTTGTCGAGTCCCCTGTTCAAGATGTCTCGGAACTCCGAGCTTCGTTCGAGCAAGTCGCTGCACACTTGAATCATGTCCTTAAGGGAAAACCTGAGGTCGTCGAGATGGAGCTTGTCTGCTTATTGGCGCAAGGACACCTGCTACTGGAAGACAAGCCGGGTCTCGGCAAGACCATACTCGCCAAAGCCTTAGCAGGTGCAATTGGCGGCCAGTTCTCTCGAGTACAATGTACACCGGACTTATTACCGGGAGACATCACCGGATTCAGCATCTACAATCAACGTGCACATGAGTTCGAGTTCCGCCAAGGACCGGTCTTTGCAGATGTTCTACTCGCGGATGAAATTAACCGGGCGACTCCGCGAACGCAAAGTGCGTTACTGGAAGCGATGGCAGAACGACAAGTGACCGTCGACGCGGAACGCTATCCTCTCTCGTCACAATTCTTCGTCATTGCTACTCAGAACCCGATTGACCAGCATGGCACATACCCGCTTCCAGAAGCACAACTCGATCGCTTTGCGATGAAGCTCAGCGTTGGTTATCCCGCTCGGGCTGACGAACTTCGCCTGTTGGAATCTGCCGTTTCGGATGAGCAGTCTTATGATATCGAAACTCGAACTTTTCTTCCGGAACACTCCTTGCGTCTCGCACAACAAGCTGTCTCCAGAACCTATGTCGATCCTTGCATTCAAAATTATCTGCTGGACTTGGGAGACGCGACCCGGCGACATCCGCAAATTCATTTGGGAGTCAGCCCCCGTGGATTGCTGATCTGGCAACGTGTCTGCCAGGCAAAAGCATTTCTCACCAGTCGAGACTTTGTGACTCCCGATGATGTGCAGTCCACAGCTCAGGCTGTTCTCGGAGTGCGACTAGGAATGGAGCATGGCGATTCCACAGCAGTTGTCGCTGAGTTGCTCGATTCGATTCCAGTGCCGCAGGGTTTCAAAGGGGACAGAATCTGA